In one window of Bradyrhizobium diazoefficiens DNA:
- a CDS encoding DUF2786 domain-containing protein, whose translation MNQTSNPAALDKLKLRIQALRAKTIANGCTEDEALSAAAKVAELLDRHDLSLSDVELRASPCERRVYDTHRKKRIPLDDCIGAIALFCDCRVWREKNAAGESSYVFFGLGADVEVAHYLAELIDGAVRAELGRFKTSADYARFRHQERHLANASFALGMVASIANRLVAIKASRDQVNEGSGRGLVVLKTSVVDAEFGKLDLKLRTQRSTGRMVSMTAYEAGGAAGASLAINPGLGGQSGTARKGS comes from the coding sequence AGACGATCGCCAATGGTTGCACCGAGGACGAGGCGCTGTCTGCCGCTGCCAAGGTCGCCGAGCTGCTGGATCGCCACGATCTGTCGCTCTCCGACGTCGAGCTGCGCGCGTCGCCGTGCGAAAGGAGGGTCTACGACACCCATCGCAAGAAGCGAATTCCCCTGGACGACTGCATCGGCGCGATCGCTCTTTTCTGTGATTGCCGGGTCTGGCGCGAGAAGAACGCGGCCGGCGAGAGCAGCTATGTGTTCTTCGGTCTCGGCGCGGATGTCGAGGTCGCGCATTATCTGGCCGAATTGATCGACGGCGCCGTGCGCGCCGAACTCGGCCGCTTCAAGACCTCGGCCGACTACGCCCGGTTCCGGCACCAGGAGCGGCATCTGGCCAATGCTTCCTTCGCGCTCGGGATGGTGGCGTCGATCGCGAATAGGCTGGTGGCTATCAAGGCCAGTCGCGATCAGGTCAACGAAGGCAGCGGCCGCGGGCTGGTGGTTCTCAAGACCTCGGTGGTCGATGCAGAATTCGGCAAGCTCGACCTCAAGCTCCGAACCCAGCGGAGCACCGGCCGGATGGTGTCGATGACGGCCTATGAAGCCGGCGGCGCTGCCGGAGCGTCGCTGGCCATCAATCCCGGCCTTGGCGGGCAGTCAGGGACCGCGCGCAAGGGAAGCTGA
- a CDS encoding Panacea domain-containing protein: MYEARKICNFLLANFDAVEFDLTNLRMNKLLFFIQAGALRQMPEGLIRNHFEAWQFGPVIKPVFDAFKIHRESPITGPAQFLDYASGQRIPVPFDDIREEHRKIVVREFRSYSHFTTGQLVSLSHETNGPWDIVYRAHLADPTLSPRIPNQLIREHFAGERKSTVRH, from the coding sequence ATGTACGAAGCTCGCAAGATATGTAACTTCCTTCTGGCAAATTTCGACGCAGTCGAGTTCGACCTAACAAATCTGCGTATGAATAAGCTCCTTTTCTTCATTCAGGCGGGCGCGCTGCGGCAGATGCCCGAGGGTTTGATCCGAAATCATTTTGAGGCTTGGCAGTTCGGACCCGTGATAAAGCCCGTTTTCGACGCCTTTAAAATTCACAGGGAAAGCCCGATCACGGGGCCTGCTCAATTCCTGGACTATGCGTCCGGTCAGCGTATCCCAGTGCCATTCGACGATATTCGCGAGGAGCATCGGAAGATCGTAGTTCGCGAATTCCGATCGTATAGCCATTTCACCACCGGCCAATTGGTCTCGCTATCGCACGAAACAAATGGGCCGTGGGATATCGTGTATCGGGCGCATCTCGCTGATCCAACGTTGAGTCCGCGTATTCCAAATCAGCTCATCCGAGAGCATTTTGCTGGGGAGAGGAAATCCACAGTTCGTCATTAG
- a CDS encoding HD domain-containing protein: MHDIIDFNVGDVHLERVLWRVIQTRPFQRLRRVKQLGFSDFVYPGATHSRLLHSLGVFHTARILMDVVRKYTHPFESAKADQALAAALVHDVGHGPFSHAFEDVGRRLGLKLADHELVSETLIRNGEISAEFKELGSGFADDVADIVSGNGSSSVYSAVVSSQFDADRLDYMRRDRMMAGTEHSGIDFEWLIQNLEVADVAYGVDETSLGQVQTFVLGPKAIFAAEAYVLGLFQLYPTVYFHKATRGAEKLYVELLARAVTLVRDGSTKMTGLAASHPLVKFAKDPENIDCAIALDDTVVWGALSLMADAKDECLATLAKRLRDRKLYKCIDVRTCIAHEKGDAAVGSPEADRVCADIRDEIAAWSDPQTGSAPRALVDQQTRSPYKKITETKGPLDQINIRTDGGHLVDLAQRSKVVAELQAYKLFRVYHDGDDFEAKSKIKQIVDARITKWQQ, from the coding sequence TTGCACGACATCATCGATTTCAATGTCGGTGATGTGCACCTGGAGCGAGTGTTGTGGCGAGTGATTCAAACCAGGCCGTTCCAGAGACTGCGAAGAGTTAAGCAACTTGGATTTTCAGATTTTGTTTATCCCGGTGCAACACATTCTCGGCTTCTGCATAGCTTGGGTGTTTTTCACACAGCAAGAATTCTAATGGATGTCGTTCGAAAGTATACGCACCCGTTTGAATCGGCAAAGGCGGATCAAGCGCTGGCTGCTGCGCTGGTGCACGATGTTGGTCATGGTCCATTCAGCCACGCATTCGAAGATGTCGGAAGAAGGCTCGGCCTCAAATTGGCTGATCATGAGCTTGTAAGTGAAACCTTGATACGCAACGGAGAGATCTCGGCGGAGTTTAAGGAACTTGGTTCTGGTTTTGCTGATGACGTGGCTGACATCGTCAGTGGAAACGGTAGTAGCTCAGTTTATTCCGCAGTCGTATCGAGTCAATTTGATGCAGATCGGCTGGACTATATGCGCCGCGACAGGATGATGGCGGGCACTGAGCATTCCGGAATTGATTTTGAGTGGCTTATCCAAAATCTAGAGGTTGCCGATGTAGCTTACGGTGTAGACGAAACATCACTTGGGCAAGTTCAAACATTTGTTCTCGGGCCGAAGGCCATTTTTGCTGCAGAAGCTTACGTGCTTGGCCTTTTTCAACTTTACCCCACAGTCTATTTTCATAAAGCGACGCGCGGAGCAGAGAAGCTCTATGTTGAACTGCTGGCTCGTGCGGTTACGCTAGTTAGAGACGGGTCTACAAAAATGACCGGTTTGGCGGCTTCGCACCCGCTAGTTAAATTTGCGAAGGATCCCGAAAATATCGATTGCGCAATCGCACTTGATGACACGGTCGTATGGGGTGCGTTGTCACTGATGGCAGATGCAAAAGACGAGTGTCTCGCAACGCTCGCGAAACGACTTCGCGATCGAAAATTGTATAAGTGCATCGATGTTAGGACTTGCATTGCCCACGAAAAAGGGGACGCCGCCGTAGGCAGTCCTGAAGCTGATCGTGTTTGTGCCGACATTCGCGACGAGATAGCTGCGTGGTCCGATCCACAAACAGGTTCCGCTCCCCGCGCATTGGTCGACCAGCAAACTCGTTCGCCGTACAAGAAAATTACAGAAACAAAGGGGCCGTTAGATCAAATAAATATTCGGACCGATGGCGGACATTTGGTTGACTTAGCCCAGCGCTCCAAAGTCGTTGCTGAACTCCAAGCGTACAAGTTATTCCGCGTCTATCACGATGGTGATGACTTCGAAGCTAAAAGCAAAATTAAACAGATAGTCGACGCGAGGATTACAAAATGGCAACAGTAG